A region of the Limnothrix sp. FACHB-406 genome:
TCATTCCCTGCCCTTCATCAATTCCTTGTCATTTATTTTGGAAACCTGAACCATGACCCAAGACCTGATTTCCCCGATCGCCCCAGATAGCCCCCCTCCGAAGGCGGCCGGCTGGCGATTTTGGATCCCGATGTTGTTGCAGTTGGGCCTGGCGATCGGGGTTCCAGCTCAATCGGCCATGACCTACTACTGGGGGCGAGCTGTGGTGTTGCAAACCCGCCCGGTGGATCCCTACGACTGGATGCGGGGCTATTCCCAAACCCTCAGCTATGACATTAGCCAGGTGAGCGTTTTGGAAAAGCTGCCCGGCTGGGAAACCATCGCCACCGATCGAGATCAAAAACAAAAACCGCGCTTACCCTATGAACGGCGGGAGTTTTACCTGATTTTGCAACAACCGACCAACACCGCCACCGAAGACCCCAATCAACTGCCCGATCGGCCCAAGCCCTGGCAACCGGTCGCCATTCGTCCCGATCGCCCGGGCCAACTGCCCGTCAACCAAGTGGCCCTGCGGGGTGAAATCATGGCCGCCATGCCCCGCTACAACCTGGAAACCTATTACATGGACGAATCCAAGCGAGATCAAATCAATGACCAAATCAATGGCGTGAACCGCATGAATTGGGCACGTCCTCGCACGAATCGCCCCTTACCGTTTGTGGTGGAAATTCGCGTGGGTGCTGATGGGCAGGCCGTGGCCCACAGCCTTTGGATTGAGCAGGATCGCTATCAGTTCTAAAGATGGTTGCGAAGTAGTAGCCTGTAGGGTGGGCAATGCCCACCAACCCATAACTTCATGGCATCTGCGACCTAATGTATCCATTGCGCTAGGTCTGCGCTAGGTCAAGGCCGTATCAATTTCGATGCCCAGATTTGCAGTGCCGATCGTGCCATTAATTCGCATAATCGAATGAATTTCTGAATCAAGTTCTGAATCAATTTATGAAAATCAACCTCGACTCGTCCGATCAAGAAATTCGCATTGAGATCGTGCCGCTGATCGATGTGATTTTCTGCATTCTGACCTTTTTTATCCTGGCGGCGATCGGGCTGACGCGCCAACAGGGCATTGGGGTAGACCTGCCCCAAGCCAGCACGGGCCAGCCCCAGATGCGCAAGTTGGCGATGGTGGCCCTCAGCCCCGCCGGTCAGTTGTATTTTCAGCAAGCCCCGGTGACCAAAGAGGCGCTGCTGACCCAACTGCAAGCCTTTAAGCAAGCCCAACCCG
Encoded here:
- a CDS encoding GDYXXLXY domain-containing protein; translation: MTQDLISPIAPDSPPPKAAGWRFWIPMLLQLGLAIGVPAQSAMTYYWGRAVVLQTRPVDPYDWMRGYSQTLSYDISQVSVLEKLPGWETIATDRDQKQKPRLPYERREFYLILQQPTNTATEDPNQLPDRPKPWQPVAIRPDRPGQLPVNQVALRGEIMAAMPRYNLETYYMDESKRDQINDQINGVNRMNWARPRTNRPLPFVVEIRVGADGQAVAHSLWIEQDRYQF